A window of Haliscomenobacter hydrossis DSM 1100 contains these coding sequences:
- the ychF gene encoding redox-regulated ATPase YchF, with translation MGLKCGIVGLPNVGKSTLFNALTNAKALAANYPFATKEPNIGMITVPDRRMDKLVELIGPRSVVPTNIEIVDIAGLIKGASKGEGLGNQFLGNIREVDAIIHVVRCFVDDNVVHVDGSVNPVRDKEVIDTELILKDIDTAEKRLDKAKKAAKSGGKEELRVVDHVTKILAHLQDAKPARSCDLDDEGQAILKDMMLLTGKPILYVCNVDEAAVITGNAYSEAFKKAVADEPAEVILISAGIEADIAELESYEERMEFLSDLGLEEPGVNILIHAAYKLLDLITYFTAGEKEVRAWTIRKGTKAPGAAGVIHTDFEKGFIRAEVIKYNDYIQYGSEAAVKEVGKMGVEGKEYVVTDGDIMHFRFNV, from the coding sequence ATGGGACTAAAATGTGGAATTGTTGGTTTACCCAACGTAGGAAAATCCACCCTGTTTAATGCATTGACCAATGCCAAGGCACTGGCGGCCAATTATCCGTTTGCTACCAAGGAGCCAAACATCGGCATGATTACCGTGCCCGATCGGCGGATGGATAAACTCGTGGAACTGATCGGACCTCGTTCAGTGGTGCCGACCAACATCGAAATCGTGGACATTGCCGGGCTGATCAAAGGCGCCAGCAAGGGGGAAGGACTGGGCAACCAGTTTTTGGGCAACATCCGGGAAGTCGACGCCATCATTCACGTGGTGCGTTGCTTTGTTGACGACAACGTGGTGCACGTCGATGGCAGCGTCAATCCGGTGCGCGACAAAGAGGTGATTGATACCGAGTTGATCCTCAAAGACATCGATACGGCTGAAAAACGCCTCGACAAGGCCAAAAAAGCAGCCAAAAGTGGCGGCAAGGAAGAATTGCGCGTGGTGGACCACGTGACCAAAATCCTGGCGCACCTGCAAGACGCCAAACCAGCCCGCTCCTGTGATCTGGACGACGAAGGCCAGGCCATTTTGAAGGACATGATGTTGCTCACCGGCAAACCCATCCTGTACGTGTGTAACGTGGATGAAGCTGCGGTCATTACGGGCAATGCCTACTCTGAAGCGTTCAAAAAGGCAGTGGCCGACGAACCTGCCGAGGTCATCCTGATCAGCGCGGGCATCGAAGCCGACATCGCGGAATTGGAGAGCTACGAAGAACGCATGGAGTTCCTGTCCGATCTGGGACTGGAAGAACCGGGTGTCAACATCCTTATCCACGCGGCCTACAAGCTGCTCGACCTGATCACCTATTTCACCGCTGGTGAAAAAGAAGTACGCGCCTGGACGATCCGCAAGGGCACCAAAGCACCCGGCGCGGCAGGCGTAATCCACACCGACTTCGAAAAGGGTTTCATCCGCGCGGAAGTGATCAAGTACAACGATTACATTCAATACGGCTCGGAAGCTGCGGTGAAAGAAGTGGGCAAAATGGGCGTTGAAGGTAAGGAATACGTGGTGACGGACGGAGATATTATGCACTTCCGTTTCAATGTTTGA
- the yihA gene encoding ribosome biogenesis GTP-binding protein YihA/YsxC, with the protein MQILRQTTITYYFYLSKEDQKMTEIATAEFKGSFPSIGQCPKEEWPEFAFIGRSNVGKSSLINMLCDKKELAHTSQKPGKTQLLNYYLINQQWYIVDLPGYGYAKISQSKRKEWRKMIQDYLVKRPSLCCAFVLVDSNIKPQEKDIEFINWLGEMHIPFVLVFTKTDRLKPQDIEENIKLMQEKLLEYWNELPQQFFTSASKRVGRTEILDYIEGLAKAGILEFKQI; encoded by the coding sequence ATGCAAATCTTACGCCAAACCACCATTACTTATTACTTTTACCTTTCTAAAGAGGATCAGAAAATGACGGAAATAGCAACAGCGGAGTTTAAAGGGAGTTTCCCAAGTATTGGCCAATGTCCCAAAGAGGAGTGGCCAGAATTTGCCTTCATTGGCCGGTCAAATGTGGGTAAATCCTCTTTAATCAATATGTTGTGTGACAAAAAAGAATTGGCACACACTTCTCAAAAGCCGGGAAAAACCCAATTATTGAACTACTACTTGATCAACCAGCAATGGTACATTGTCGATTTGCCGGGCTACGGTTACGCCAAGATCTCTCAATCTAAACGCAAAGAATGGCGAAAAATGATTCAGGACTACCTGGTTAAGCGGCCAAGTTTGTGTTGTGCTTTTGTTTTGGTGGATTCCAACATCAAACCGCAGGAGAAAGACATTGAGTTCATCAACTGGTTGGGTGAAATGCACATCCCCTTTGTGCTGGTATTCACCAAAACCGATCGGTTAAAACCGCAGGACATTGAGGAAAACATCAAGTTGATGCAAGAAAAATTGTTGGAATACTGGAATGAACTGCCTCAACAGTTTTTCACTTCCGCCAGCAAACGTGTCGGCAGAACCGAAATCCTCGATTACATCGAAGGACTTGCCAAAGCGGGAATCCTAGAATTCAAGCAGATCTAG
- a CDS encoding 1-acyl-sn-glycerol-3-phosphate acyltransferase, producing the protein MKQRAKTPVFPAVIPDIEEWPIYKLSEDRRAFIQEIDAFTQDRLTRKSTQKVTDLIAETVYQERIRIKEERWKVDPPKERQFWSRIRRKLVKYSLDKPDTEAKQNNAEILQTIIHRYSEEIVGTFRIRTFRFARRFLTLFFNTLLQARQRGFWRIGGQKRRLLAEKLIVEGELEKIRGLFTKGTLVVVPTHFSNLDSILIGYVLDLILGLPSFSYGAGLNLYNTGYTAYFMNRLGAYRVDRRKKNSIYLETLKTMSNLSLQRGTNSLFFPGGTRSRSGKLEEKLKLGLLSTTVEAQRALYQQGKDQKLFIVPLVLGYHFVLEAPYLIEGYLRTLGKERFLKSRDDFYNPLQIIRFIWKVLSEGNDIALSFGQPMDVLGNPVDIDGNSYDKYGNLINVRDYFVTDGKVTEHLQRESEYTKDLAEKIVERYHSDNIVLSSHLVAYGAFQMLRKENARLDLFGLLRLPHEDYVFEASVLKDVIEQIRQELFIMETAGKIKLSKVISGDIDALIQDGLAHLGTFHLKKPLKYNKAKEIISEDFTLLYYYHNRLENYHLDEVIELKKEAMVTLEPS; encoded by the coding sequence ATGAAACAAAGAGCAAAAACGCCCGTATTTCCAGCGGTCATTCCCGATATTGAAGAATGGCCCATCTATAAGTTGAGTGAAGACCGGCGCGCCTTCATCCAGGAAATTGATGCGTTTACCCAGGATCGGCTCACCCGCAAATCAACCCAAAAGGTGACCGATTTGATCGCCGAAACCGTTTATCAGGAACGCATCCGCATCAAGGAAGAGCGCTGGAAAGTTGACCCGCCCAAAGAACGCCAATTCTGGAGCCGTATCCGCCGAAAATTGGTCAAATACTCCCTGGACAAGCCCGATACCGAAGCCAAACAAAACAACGCAGAAATCCTGCAAACCATCATCCACCGCTACTCGGAGGAAATTGTGGGCACCTTTCGCATCCGTACTTTTCGCTTCGCACGCCGTTTTTTGACCTTGTTTTTTAATACCTTGTTGCAAGCGCGACAGCGCGGCTTTTGGCGCATCGGTGGTCAAAAACGCCGACTCCTCGCGGAAAAATTGATCGTAGAAGGAGAATTGGAAAAAATCCGGGGTTTGTTTACCAAAGGAACCCTGGTGGTGGTGCCCACCCATTTCAGCAACCTGGATTCGATTCTGATCGGGTATGTGTTGGACTTGATCCTCGGGCTGCCATCTTTTTCGTACGGTGCCGGCCTCAATTTGTACAATACCGGCTACACCGCCTATTTTATGAATCGCCTGGGGGCTTATCGGGTGGATCGGCGCAAAAAGAACAGCATTTACCTCGAAACCCTCAAGACGATGTCGAACCTGTCTTTGCAGCGGGGTACCAATAGTTTGTTTTTTCCGGGAGGGACCCGTTCCCGTTCCGGTAAGTTGGAAGAAAAACTGAAATTGGGTTTGTTGAGCACGACGGTTGAGGCGCAGCGGGCCTTGTACCAACAGGGCAAAGACCAAAAGTTGTTCATCGTCCCTCTGGTGCTCGGCTATCACTTTGTGCTGGAGGCACCTTACCTGATTGAAGGCTATTTGCGGACGCTGGGCAAAGAACGTTTTTTGAAGTCCAGAGACGATTTTTACAATCCCTTGCAAATCATTCGTTTCATCTGGAAGGTACTTTCGGAAGGCAACGACATTGCCCTCTCTTTTGGACAACCTATGGATGTGCTTGGCAATCCGGTAGACATCGACGGCAATAGTTACGACAAATATGGCAACCTGATCAATGTACGCGACTATTTTGTAACAGATGGAAAAGTTACTGAACACCTGCAACGCGAGTCGGAGTACACCAAAGACCTTGCGGAAAAAATCGTGGAGCGCTACCATTCTGATAATATTGTACTGAGCAGTCATCTGGTGGCGTACGGTGCTTTCCAGATGTTGCGCAAAGAAAATGCTCGCCTGGATTTGTTTGGGCTGCTGCGTTTGCCCCATGAAGATTATGTATTTGAAGCATCCGTACTAAAAGATGTCATCGAACAAATCCGGCAGGAATTATTCATTATGGAAACCGCTGGCAAAATCAAACTCTCCAAGGTCATCAGTGGCGATATTGACGCATTGATTCAGGATGGTTTGGCCCATTTGGGTACTTTTCACCTCAAAAAGCCGTTGAAATACAACAAGGCCAAGGAAATCATCAGTGAGGATTTCACGTTGTTGTATTATTACCACAACCGCCTGGAAAACTATCATTTGGACGAAGTGATTGAATTAAAAAAAGAGGCCATGGTCACTTTGGAGCCAAGCTAA
- a CDS encoding pseudouridine synthase, with protein sequence MFHYILLHKPFGYLSQFTPETPGQLTLADLGPFPPEVYPVGRLDQDSEGLLLLSNDSRLNVQLLDPRHAHWRTYWVQVEGIPDEAALAHLRSGVEIRFNKKTYHTLPARAQLLDPQPTVAERNPPIRYRANIPETWLELSLQEGKNRQVRRMCAKVGYPVLRLIRVNIENLQLGDLAVGAWRACTQKEIYTYLKLKK encoded by the coding sequence TTGTTCCACTACATCCTCCTCCACAAGCCGTTCGGCTACCTCAGCCAATTCACTCCCGAAACGCCCGGCCAGCTCACCCTTGCCGATTTGGGGCCGTTTCCGCCGGAGGTGTATCCCGTGGGTCGCCTCGACCAGGACAGTGAAGGTTTGCTGCTGCTGAGCAATGATTCCAGACTCAATGTGCAATTGTTGGACCCGCGTCACGCGCATTGGCGGACGTATTGGGTGCAGGTAGAAGGTATACCCGATGAAGCGGCACTGGCACATTTGCGCAGCGGGGTGGAGATCCGTTTCAACAAAAAAACGTACCATACCCTGCCCGCGCGGGCGCAGCTCCTCGACCCTCAACCGACGGTCGCGGAGCGCAATCCGCCCATTCGCTACCGGGCCAATATTCCCGAAACCTGGTTGGAATTGTCTTTGCAAGAAGGAAAAAACCGGCAAGTGCGGAGGATGTGCGCGAAGGTGGGTTATCCGGTGTTGCGCCTGATCCGGGTCAATATAGAAAATCTCCAGTTGGGTGATTTGGCTGTGGGTGCCTGGCGAGCATGCACGCAAAAGGAAATTTATACCTATTTGAAATTGAAAAAGTAA
- a CDS encoding 3'-5' exonuclease encodes MNFIIFDLEATCWEGRPPSKVQEVIEIGAVLMNGYGEVEAEFSRMVRPILNPRLSAYCQELTNIKQTEVDRASIFPVVVESFQDWGLMLDEDYILCSWGGMDKKLLLQDCQLHDIEDEWVDAHINIKHQYMELKRMRRPKGLRASVEAEGFDFTGPQHRALADAQNLAKIFLKYLDMWQF; translated from the coding sequence TTGAATTTCATCATTTTTGACCTTGAAGCTACTTGCTGGGAAGGACGCCCTCCTTCAAAAGTGCAAGAGGTAATTGAGATTGGTGCCGTTCTGATGAACGGTTACGGGGAAGTGGAAGCTGAATTCAGCCGTATGGTTCGCCCGATCCTGAATCCGCGCTTGTCGGCGTATTGTCAGGAGTTGACCAATATCAAACAAACCGAGGTGGATCGGGCTTCCATCTTCCCGGTAGTGGTCGAAAGTTTTCAGGATTGGGGCCTGATGCTGGACGAAGATTACATCCTCTGCTCCTGGGGTGGCATGGACAAAAAACTGCTCTTGCAAGATTGCCAATTGCACGACATCGAAGATGAATGGGTAGATGCCCACATCAACATCAAACACCAATACATGGAACTGAAACGGATGCGCCGCCCCAAAGGCTTGCGGGCGAGTGTGGAAGCGGAGGGGTTTGATTTTACTGGGCCGCAACACCGGGCTTTGGCGGATGCACAGAATTTAGCAAAGATTTTTTTGAAGTATCTGGATATGTGGCAGTTCTGA
- a CDS encoding outer membrane beta-barrel protein: MKKYVLFFAMLAIATLGFGQIRFGVKAGLVSSSLTQEDLPGIITDAGGVERLKLALEDGNYGVNFGFLIRAELGNGFIQPELNFQSNSANFTLDDLGQPGTSGEILKENYQYLDIPVMFGLRLGPLRVQGGPQGHFFLNSTSDLFEFDEYKQNFSDFTVGYVLGGGLDIWNLMIDLRYQGNLNRFGDHITFFGKEYEFSQRASQWNLSVGWLFGKRR; encoded by the coding sequence ATGAAGAAGTACGTTTTGTTTTTCGCCATGCTGGCGATCGCAACCCTTGGCTTCGGCCAAATTCGCTTTGGGGTTAAAGCAGGATTGGTATCTTCCAGCCTGACTCAAGAAGATCTTCCGGGCATCATCACGGATGCTGGGGGAGTGGAACGCCTCAAACTTGCATTGGAAGATGGCAATTACGGCGTGAATTTCGGATTTTTGATCCGCGCAGAATTGGGCAATGGCTTTATTCAGCCGGAGTTAAACTTTCAATCCAACTCCGCTAATTTCACCCTCGATGACCTTGGCCAACCGGGTACTTCGGGCGAAATTTTAAAGGAAAATTACCAATACCTGGATATCCCGGTGATGTTCGGTTTACGCCTGGGACCATTGCGTGTGCAGGGCGGCCCACAAGGGCATTTCTTCCTCAACAGCACCTCGGATCTCTTTGAATTTGACGAGTACAAGCAGAATTTCAGTGACTTTACGGTGGGCTATGTCCTGGGTGGCGGACTCGACATCTGGAACCTGATGATCGACCTGCGTTATCAGGGAAATTTAAACCGTTTTGGTGACCACATCACCTTTTTTGGTAAAGAGTACGAGTTCTCACAACGCGCCAGTCAATGGAATTTGAGTGTGGGCTGGTTGTTTGGGAAGAGGAGATAG
- a CDS encoding type II toxin-antitoxin system VapC family toxin has protein sequence MKIFLDSGVLIEYEKQTKTELLQKLVQSNHQILINPIVASEYLYQLLGILDGRSPMSICESGKINEVLSLHDTKTFLTGFQFLAIPEDALPLSVDFMKKHNLLPNDALILASCKLQEVKVLASYDSDFYHSCAAEGIQLITKVSDLG, from the coding sequence ATGAAGATATTTTTAGATAGTGGTGTGCTGATCGAATACGAAAAGCAAACCAAAACAGAACTCCTCCAAAAGCTTGTCCAAAGCAATCACCAAATCTTGATCAATCCAATTGTGGCCAGCGAGTACTTATACCAGTTATTGGGTATTCTCGACGGTCGATCTCCAATGAGTATCTGTGAAAGTGGAAAAATCAATGAAGTTTTATCACTCCATGATACCAAGACATTTCTTACTGGTTTTCAATTTTTGGCCATTCCCGAAGATGCCCTACCTTTATCAGTAGATTTTATGAAAAAGCACAATTTATTGCCCAACGATGCCCTGATTCTTGCCAGTTGTAAACTTCAAGAGGTAAAAGTATTGGCAAGTTATGATTCAGATTTTTATCATTCGTGTGCTGCAGAAGGGATTCAGCTGATTACGAAGGTTAGCGATTTGGGGTAA
- a CDS encoding ACP phosphodiesterase, with amino-acid sequence MNFLAHFFLSGDDPALMTGNFLADFISNREVNELPEEIRRGIVLHRQIDQYTDAHEAVRQSIQRLYPRHRKYAPVLVDVYYDYFLIHNWAQFTTEDFAAFRERAYAALRQYLPAMPPSLHPRVLGMVQADWLSSYGVYEGLEYTFMRMKSRTSMPEQLEGAVETLKVFRAEMDAEFRWFFPEVLGFVGGRLSSKVEPKSNIE; translated from the coding sequence ATGAATTTCTTAGCTCATTTTTTCTTATCCGGCGATGATCCGGCCCTGATGACGGGAAACTTCCTGGCAGACTTCATCAGCAACCGCGAGGTGAACGAATTGCCGGAGGAAATCCGTCGGGGCATCGTCTTGCATCGCCAGATCGATCAATATACCGATGCGCACGAGGCGGTACGCCAGAGCATCCAACGTTTGTACCCGCGCCACCGCAAGTACGCCCCGGTGCTGGTGGACGTGTATTACGATTATTTCTTGATCCACAATTGGGCACAGTTCACGACGGAGGATTTTGCGGCCTTCCGGGAGCGGGCTTACGCGGCACTGCGCCAATACCTGCCTGCCATGCCGCCCAGCTTGCACCCACGTGTGTTGGGTATGGTACAAGCGGATTGGCTGAGCAGTTACGGGGTGTACGAGGGGCTGGAGTATACTTTCATGCGCATGAAAAGTAGGACGTCCATGCCGGAGCAATTGGAGGGGGCGGTGGAAACGCTGAAGGTTTTTCGGGCGGAGATGGATGCGGAATTTCGATGGTTTTTTCCGGAGGTGCTTGGGTTTGTGGGCGGGCGGTTAAGTTCTAAAGTAGAGCCAAAATCCAACATTGAATAA
- a CDS encoding COR domain-containing protein — translation MSKEALKRIEENKKSKAKELDLSRCDLKELPKELEELVWLTWLSCDRNQISDLNPIEKLSNLTMLDLVGNQISDLNPIEKLSNLTVLICWGNQISDLTPISKLVNLTELDCGYNQISDLKPIANLNNLTSLYCDINQISDLSPIANLRILTKLYCHSNQISDLKPIANLSNLTSLSFENNQISNLKPIANLSNLTSLTCFLNQINDLSSIKNLIQLSTLSCGGNQISDLTPIANLSNLTSIDCSNNQISDLKPIANLSNLTSLYCSNNQISDLKPIANLSNLTSLYCSNNQISDLKPILEFIQRRIPVKWQDYSDSPAILVKNCPLICPPIEIAQHSPEAVRDYFEELGTDGRKLNEVKVIFLGEASAGKTSLVKRLMGEKFDSKESQTHGIRIRKVPFEMNDGDQVTAHLWDFSGQEVMHATHQFFLSQRSVYVLLLNSRNDDQAEKWLKHAASFGGNSPVLVVLNKIDENPSFEVERKTLQEKYPQIKAFFRVSCKTESDRGLLDFKEALRQAIDGATTRLTPFPKNWLAVKEHFSNMEADYIGAAEYQKVCVEKGVSRQVSQDVLLQFLHDLGVVINFRNLQYFDTQILNPLWLTNGVYRIINSTKVVENEGILREADFDAVINDPRYQKSDTTERQYSYPKDKLHYIVRVMEEFELCFMLENRSYVIPQLLPVAAPDWQVEGAILQFVIHFPDFMPDSIFPRLMVKLHTFIQDAKRWRTGMILHKPNVFKATARVRWDKEDQKIRIEACGEERRRFLSYIRETVKEIVEGFTKLEFEEMVPIPGCDDYEEYSYLVEAEAAGETEVFVKKLKKRVSIAELLNGVEDPAMRDEVEQLPVKAFVSYSHKDLEFLKELRTALSPLVRLQKLQLWDDRDIDAGEEWRKEIFQQMAESDIVICLVSSDFVASDFCYQTEFGAALAAHQKGEKTIIPVRLRKTDWTDLPLSEIQGVPGEWISLAKDKDEAWTEVSERIRPALAKAKQRKQEQLEKMRNKMG, via the coding sequence ATGTCGAAAGAAGCACTCAAACGGATTGAAGAGAATAAAAAAAGTAAGGCGAAAGAGCTTGATCTTTCAAGATGTGATTTAAAAGAACTGCCGAAAGAATTGGAGGAGTTGGTTTGGTTAACTTGGCTTTCCTGCGACAGAAATCAAATCAGCGACTTAAATCCTATCGAGAAGCTCAGCAACTTGACTATGCTTGACCTCGTAGGCAATCAAATCAGCGACTTAAACCCTATCGAGAAGCTCAGCAACTTGACTGTGCTTATCTGCTGGGGCAATCAAATCAGCGACTTAACTCCCATCTCGAAGCTCGTTAACTTGACTGAGCTTGACTGCGGATACAATCAAATCAGCGACTTAAAACCCATTGCGAACCTCAATAACTTGACTTCGCTTTACTGCGACATCAATCAAATCAGTGACTTAAGCCCTATCGCAAACCTCAGGATATTAACAAAGCTTTACTGCCACAGCAATCAAATCAGCGACTTAAAACCCATCGCGAACCTCAGCAACTTGACTTCGCTTTCCTTCGAAAACAATCAGATCAGCAACTTAAAACCCATTGCGAACCTCAGCAATTTGACTTCGCTTACCTGTTTTCTCAATCAGATCAACGACTTAAGCTCAATTAAAAACCTCATCCAGTTGTCTACGCTTTCATGCGGAGGTAATCAAATTAGCGACTTAACGCCCATCGCGAATCTCAGCAACTTGACTTCGATTGACTGCTCCAACAATCAAATCAGCGACTTAAAACCCATCGCGAACCTCAGCAACTTGACTTCGCTCTACTGCTCCAACAATCAAATCAGCGACTTAAAACCCATCGCCAACCTCAGCAACTTGACTTCGCTCTACTGCTCCAACAATCAAATCAGCGACTTAAAGCCAATTTTGGAATTTATTCAGAGACGCATCCCAGTAAAATGGCAAGATTACAGTGATAGCCCCGCCATCCTCGTCAAAAACTGCCCCCTCATCTGCCCCCCAATCGAAATCGCCCAACACTCCCCCGAAGCCGTCCGCGATTACTTCGAAGAACTCGGCACAGATGGCCGCAAACTCAATGAAGTAAAAGTCATTTTCCTCGGCGAAGCCTCTGCTGGCAAAACCTCCCTCGTCAAACGCCTGATGGGCGAAAAATTCGACAGCAAAGAGAGCCAAACCCACGGCATCCGCATCCGCAAAGTGCCTTTTGAGATGAACGATGGTGATCAGGTCACCGCTCACCTCTGGGATTTTAGCGGTCAGGAAGTGATGCACGCCACCCACCAGTTTTTCCTTTCACAGCGCAGCGTATATGTACTTTTGCTCAACAGCCGCAACGACGATCAAGCCGAAAAATGGCTCAAACACGCGGCCAGTTTTGGGGGCAATTCTCCGGTACTGGTGGTGTTGAATAAAATTGACGAAAATCCATCCTTTGAAGTAGAGCGCAAAACCTTGCAGGAGAAATACCCGCAGATCAAAGCCTTTTTCCGGGTATCCTGCAAAACGGAAAGTGACCGAGGGCTTTTGGATTTTAAAGAAGCCTTGCGCCAGGCCATCGACGGAGCCACCACCCGCCTGACACCATTTCCCAAAAACTGGCTGGCGGTCAAGGAGCATTTTTCCAACATGGAGGCCGATTACATTGGCGCGGCGGAATACCAAAAAGTATGTGTGGAAAAAGGGGTGAGTCGGCAAGTCAGTCAGGATGTGCTCTTGCAGTTTTTGCACGACTTGGGCGTGGTGATCAACTTCCGCAACCTACAGTATTTCGATACCCAAATCCTCAATCCCCTCTGGTTGACCAATGGGGTGTACCGCATCATCAACTCCACCAAGGTCGTGGAAAACGAGGGCATCCTGCGCGAAGCCGATTTTGATGCGGTCATCAACGATCCGCGTTACCAGAAAAGTGATACAACCGAGCGGCAGTACAGCTACCCCAAAGATAAATTGCATTACATCGTGCGGGTGATGGAGGAGTTTGAGTTGTGTTTTATGCTGGAAAATCGCAGTTATGTGATCCCGCAATTGTTGCCTGTGGCCGCACCCGATTGGCAAGTGGAAGGAGCCATATTGCAGTTTGTGATTCACTTTCCCGATTTTATGCCCGACAGTATTTTTCCCCGCCTGATGGTCAAATTGCATACCTTCATTCAGGATGCCAAACGCTGGCGGACGGGCATGATTTTGCACAAACCCAATGTGTTTAAGGCCACCGCCAGAGTGCGCTGGGACAAGGAAGACCAAAAAATTCGGATAGAAGCATGTGGTGAAGAACGTCGGCGTTTTTTGAGTTACATCCGGGAAACCGTTAAAGAAATTGTGGAAGGGTTTACCAAATTGGAATTTGAAGAAATGGTCCCGATCCCTGGGTGTGATGACTATGAAGAATACAGTTATTTGGTCGAAGCAGAAGCTGCTGGAGAAACGGAAGTCTTTGTCAAAAAACTAAAAAAGAGAGTAAGTATCGCTGAATTATTGAATGGCGTAGAAGATCCAGCCATGCGCGATGAGGTAGAACAACTCCCCGTCAAGGCATTTGTCTCTTACTCCCACAAAGATTTGGAATTCCTCAAAGAACTGCGCACCGCCCTGTCGCCACTCGTCCGCCTGCAAAAACTCCAACTTTGGGATGACCGCGACATCGACGCCGGTGAGGAATGGCGCAAGGAGATTTTTCAGCAAATGGCGGAGTCAGATATTGTCATTTGTTTGGTCAGCTCCGATTTTGTGGCTTCTGATTTTTGTTATCAGACGGAATTTGGGGCGGCTTTGGCAGCGCATCAAAAAGGCGAAAAAACGATTATTCCGGTGCGGTTGCGGAAAACAGATTGGACAGATTTGCCCCTATCAGAAATCCAGGGTGTGCCGGGAGAGTGGATTAGCCTAGCCAAAGACAAAGATGAAGCCT